A window of Silurus meridionalis isolate SWU-2019-XX chromosome 4, ASM1480568v1, whole genome shotgun sequence contains these coding sequences:
- the LOC124384878 gene encoding tumor necrosis factor receptor superfamily member 6B-like isoform X3: MLPPMAVFLLLVSTDASMDNGTTFEYDDPDTGNTLLCALCPPGTYVSLPCSSTQNTVCLPCPKEHFTQFWNFMPNCLFCSNICEGNLKVKHQCSATHNRVWTIQRNTQCGKCPKGTFSAVTSSSAQCIKHTDCGNFYALLPGRRWHDRICSSCANLTDKDTGGLKVLQDILPGFFYHQNIKMRQLRRFVQLLNGKDSRRLLRALHTRTLLLHYITQWAGNAHKHQLNALPKMLLRSGLRRTAEKVQDMVKSIEERISVCQNIY, encoded by the exons ATG TTGCCCCCGATGGCCGTGTTTCTGCTCTTGGTGTCCACCGATGCCTCCATGGATAACGGTACCACCTTTGAGTATGATGACCCTGACACAGGCAACACACTGCTTTGTGCACTCTGTCCTCCGGGCACGTATGTGTCCTTACCGTGTAGTAGCACTCAAAACACTGTGTGTCTGCCATGTCCCAAGGAACACTTCACACAGTTCTGGAACTTTATGCCCAACTGCCTGTTCTGCTCCAACATCTGCGAGGGAAATCTAAAGGTTAAACATCAGTGTTCAGCCACACACAACCGAGTAT GGACCATTCAGAGGAACACACAATGCGGGAAGTGTCCCAAGGGTACGTTTTCAGCAGTGACAtcctccagtgctcagtgtataaaacacacagactGCGGGAATTTTTATGCTCTTCTTCCAGGCAGGAGGTGGCATGACCGCATCTGTTCCTCATGTGCTAACCTTACAGACAAAG ACACAGGTGGATTAAAAGTACTCCAAGACATCTTGCCAGGATTTTTCTACCACCAGAATATCAAAATGAGGCAACTTAGGAGATTTGTTCAATTACTCAATGGAAAGGACAGCAGACGTCTATTAAGAGCCCTCCACACAAGAACACTGCTTCTTCATTACATCACTCAGTGGGCTGGAAATGCTCACAAACACCAGCTGAACGCTTTACCGAAAATGCTTCTCAGATCGGGTCTTAGAAGAACTGCTGAAAAGGTCCAGGACATGGTGAAGAGTATAGAGGAGAGGATATCTGTGTGTCAAAATATATACTAG
- the LOC124384878 gene encoding tumor necrosis factor receptor superfamily member 6B-like isoform X1 translates to MLPPMAVFLLLVSTDASMDNGTTFEYDDPDTGNTLLCALCPPGTYVSLPCSSTQNTVCLPCPKEHFTQFWNFMPNCLFCSNICEGNLKVKHQCSATHNRVCECKKGHYWQDDFCVPHTECPPGQGAKVIGTIQRNTQCGKCPKGTFSAVTSSSAQCIKHTDCGNFYALLPGRRWHDRICSSCANLTDKDTGGLKVLQDILPGFFYHQNIKMRQLRRFVQLLNGKDSRRLLRALHTRTLLLHYITQWAGNAHKHQLNALPKMLLRSGLRRTAEKVQDMVKSIEERISVCQNIY, encoded by the exons ATG TTGCCCCCGATGGCCGTGTTTCTGCTCTTGGTGTCCACCGATGCCTCCATGGATAACGGTACCACCTTTGAGTATGATGACCCTGACACAGGCAACACACTGCTTTGTGCACTCTGTCCTCCGGGCACGTATGTGTCCTTACCGTGTAGTAGCACTCAAAACACTGTGTGTCTGCCATGTCCCAAGGAACACTTCACACAGTTCTGGAACTTTATGCCCAACTGCCTGTTCTGCTCCAACATCTGCGAGGGAAATCTAAAGGTTAAACATCAGTGTTCAGCCACACACAACCGAGTATGTGAGTGTAAAAAAGGACACTACTGGCAGGATGACTTCTGCGTCCCACATACAGAGTGTCCTCCTGGACAGGGTGCCAAAGTAATCG GGACCATTCAGAGGAACACACAATGCGGGAAGTGTCCCAAGGGTACGTTTTCAGCAGTGACAtcctccagtgctcagtgtataaaacacacagactGCGGGAATTTTTATGCTCTTCTTCCAGGCAGGAGGTGGCATGACCGCATCTGTTCCTCATGTGCTAACCTTACAGACAAAG ACACAGGTGGATTAAAAGTACTCCAAGACATCTTGCCAGGATTTTTCTACCACCAGAATATCAAAATGAGGCAACTTAGGAGATTTGTTCAATTACTCAATGGAAAGGACAGCAGACGTCTATTAAGAGCCCTCCACACAAGAACACTGCTTCTTCATTACATCACTCAGTGGGCTGGAAATGCTCACAAACACCAGCTGAACGCTTTACCGAAAATGCTTCTCAGATCGGGTCTTAGAAGAACTGCTGAAAAGGTCCAGGACATGGTGAAGAGTATAGAGGAGAGGATATCTGTGTGTCAAAATATATACTAG